In bacterium, the DNA window TCGCACACGACGCGACACCCGCCGCCCTACCTTCCAACGCGGAGCCTCCCATGATCATTGACTTCCATGCCCACACCTGGGCGCGTGACGATGCTGAGGAGATGATGGCCCGCGAGGCCCAGCGCCACGGCGTGGACCGCATCTGCATCAGCGGCCTGGCCTCCTGGCTGCCCGACCTCGACGAGGTGAAGAGCCTCAACGACCGGGTCTACAGGGCCACCCGTGACTACCCGGACCTTTACCTCCCCTTCGTGTACCTGAACCCGCTGCACGGGCGGGCGGCGATGGACGAGCTGGAGCGCGGCCTGGACCAGGGCGCGGTCGGCATCAAGCTGTGGATCAGTTGCTGGATAGACCACCCCGCCGTGGCGCCGATCCTCGAACGAGCCATCGCCATCAACATGGTCGTGCTGCAGCACTCGTGGCACAAGATCACCGGAAACTACCCCGGCGAAAGCGATCCGGTGTGCATCGCCAACCTGGCGCGTCGGTACCCGGAGCTGAAGCTGGTCATGGCTCATGTCGGGGGCGATTGGCGCTATGGCCTGCGGGCCGTGCGCGACGTGCCCAACATCGCCGCCGACACGAGCGGCTCGATGACGGACAACGGGCTGGTGGAGGCGTGGGTGGACGCGGTAGGGGCCGAGCGGCTCATCTGGGGCACGGACATGCCGGGGGCGGACCTGCTGCTGACGCTGTCGAAGGTCCGCGACGCGAACATCAGCGACGAGGCGAAGACCCTGGTCCTCGGCGGGAACGCACAACGACTCCTGGGATTGTGAGAGCAACCATGCACGGCATCACTGACTTCAACTGCGATTGCGGAGCGTACGCGTTCCGTGAGTTCCCCCAGACCACGGCGGCGGAGGTGGCTGCGGACCTGCATCGCCAGGGCATCGACCGGATGGTCATGGGCTCCGCCCGGGCCATCACCTTCTGCAGTCCGCAGCCGGCGAATGAACTCCTGGCGGAGGACGCCGCGAACGGCGGGCCGGATGGTATCCGGCCCCTCCTGGCGGCGGTGCTGAATCCCGAGTACCCTGGCGCGGAGCGCGACCTGCGTCGCTGCGCCGAGCTGGGGTTCCGCGCCCTGAAGCTCTATCCCACCTACCACGCCTTCGACATCACCAGCTACGAGACCGTGCGTCTGGCGGACATGGCGACCGAGATGGGCTGGCCGGTGCTGCTGCCCGTGCGGGTCGAAGACGAGCGGCACCATCACCCGCTGATGAAGGTGCCGGCGCTGCCGACCGAGCAGGCCATCACCTTCGCCCGCGATGTCCCCCGGGCGAAGATCGTGCTGTGCGCCGCGACCACCCCCGAGGTGACGGCGTTCCTGCAGGGCGTGTCCGGTGACCAGGCGTACGCGGA includes these proteins:
- a CDS encoding amidohydrolase produces the protein MIIDFHAHTWARDDAEEMMAREAQRHGVDRICISGLASWLPDLDEVKSLNDRVYRATRDYPDLYLPFVYLNPLHGRAAMDELERGLDQGAVGIKLWISCWIDHPAVAPILERAIAINMVVLQHSWHKITGNYPGESDPVCIANLARRYPELKLVMAHVGGDWRYGLRAVRDVPNIAADTSGSMTDNGLVEAWVDAVGAERLIWGTDMPGADLLLTLSKVRDANISDEAKTLVLGGNAQRLLGL
- a CDS encoding amidohydrolase; translation: MHGITDFNCDCGAYAFREFPQTTAAEVAADLHRQGIDRMVMGSARAITFCSPQPANELLAEDAANGGPDGIRPLLAAVLNPEYPGAERDLRRCAELGFRALKLYPTYHAFDITSYETVRLADMATEMGWPVLLPVRVEDERHHHPLMKVPALPTEQAITFARDVPRAKIVLCAATTPEVTAFLQGVSGDQAYAEISYIKSPLNAIEDLVEHVGHERLLFGSHAPFAYAHTALAKVREAYISDEQKAAILGGNAARVLGE